The Amycolatopsis nigrescens CSC17Ta-90 genomic interval AACTGGGCACCTGGGTGATCCGCACCGAGGGCGACCCGGCCGACGTGCTCGCGCACGAGCGGGCGGTGCTGGCCGCCGCGCCGGAGGACTGGCTGTGCAACGAGATCTTGCACTACTACAAGCGGACCCTGAAGCGACTCGACGTGACCAGCCGCAGCCTGATCGCGTTGATCGAGCCGGGCAGCTGTTTCGCCGGGGTGCTGCTGGAGCTCGCGCTTGCCTGCGACCGTCAGTACATTTTGGACGGACCGCCGATCGACGACGAGGCCGGCGAGGACAGGGCGGCCATCTTCCTCACCGAGGCCAACTTCGGCGGTTTCCCGATGGGGAACGGGATCTCCCGGCTGGAGTCCCGGTTCTACGGCGAGCACGAGCACCTGGACTGGCTGCGCCGGGAACGCGACCGCCCGCTGTCCGCCGCCGAGGCGCAGGAGCTCGGCCTGGTCACCGATGCGCCGGACGACCTCGACTGGGAGGACGAGATCCGGATCGTGCTCGAAGGCAGGGCGGCGCTGAGCCCGGACGCGCTCACCGGGATGGAGGCCAACCACCGGTTCGTTGGGCCGGAGACGATGGAGACCAAGATCTTCGGCAGGCTGGCCGCCTGGCAGAACTGGATCTTCACCCGGCCCAACGCGGCCGGCCCGGAGGGTGCGCTGCGCCGCTATGGCACCGGGCAGAAAGCCGTTTTCGACGGGAAGCGAGTCTGACATGCCGGAGAAGATCGACTACGACGCCAAGATCCCGAACAACGTCAACCTGTCCGACGACCGCCGCCTGCAACGGGCGCTGGAGGGCTGGCAGCCCAAGTTCATGAACTGGTGGGGCGAGATGGGCCCGACCCTGGAGACACAGGGCGTTTACCTGCGCACCGCGGTCAGCGTCGGCCGGGAGGGTTGGGCGCATTTCGATCATGTCAACGTGCCTGACTACCGCTGGGGCGTCTTCCTCGCCGAACGCGACCCGGATCGCCGGATCGCCTTCGGTGAGCATCGCGGTGAGCCGGTCTGGCAGCAGGTGCCTGGGGAGTACCGCTCGGAGCTGCAGCGGCTGATCGTGGTCCAGGGCGACACCGAGCCCGCGTCGGTGGAGCAGCAGAAGCTGCTTGGCCTGACCGCGCCGAGCCTGTACGACCTGCGGAACCTGTTCCAGGTGAACGTGGAGGAAGGTAGGCACCTCTGGGCGATGGTCTATCTGCTGCACGCCTACTTCGGCCGCGAAGGGCGGGACGAGGCAGAAGGGCTGCTGCTGCGCAACTCCGGCAGCCCGGACGCCCCGCGCATCCTCGGCGCGTTCAACGAGGAGACCGCGGATTGGCTTGCGTTCTACATGTTCACCTACTTCACCGACCGGGATGGCAAATATCAGCTCGGCACGTTGAAGGAGAGCTCGTTCGACCCGCTGTCCCGTACCTGCGAGTTCATGCTCAAGGAAGAGGCGCACCACATGTTCGTCGGCACCACCGGGGTTGACCGGGTGGTGCAGCGCAGCGCCGAGCTGATCCGGGAGCACGACACCGGCGACATCGCCCCGCACGGCGGGATCCCGCTGGAGATCATCCAGAAGTACATCAACTTCCACTACACCGTTTCGCTGGACCTGTTCGGTAGCGAGACCTCCACGAACGCGGCGAACTACTACACCGCCGGGCTCAAGGGGCGCTGGCAGGAGCAGCGCCGCAAGGACGACCACCGGCTCACCGACGACAGCGCGCGCCTCGATCGCCCGCGCGAGGACGGCACCTGGGAGTCCGAGGAGCTGCAGGCCATCCTGCTGCTGAACCTGGACCTGCGCGGCGAGTACATCGCGGACTGCCGGACCGGGGTGAAGCGCTGGAACAAGATCCTCGAGGACAACGGCATCTCGTTCCGGTTCGCGCTGCCGCATCCCGGGTTCAACCGCGAGGTCGGGGTCAGCGCCGGGCACCACGTGACCCCGGACGGCACGATCGTCGACGAGGTGTCCTGGGAGGCGAACCGGGGAAAGTGGCTGCCGACGAGCGAGGACCTCGCCTTCGTCCGCTCGCTCATGCACCCGGTGTACCAGCGCGGCAAGATCGCCGGCTGGGTGGCGCCACCGCGTCAGGGTATAAACGGCAAGCCGTTCGACTACGAGTACGTCCACCTGGTTTAGAGGGGGCCCCGATGGGCACGTTCAATGCCGCGGAGTATCTGGTCGACCGGCAGGTGCGGGACGGCCGCGCGGCGAGCACCGCGGTGCTCGCCGGGGAACGTGCGCTGAGCTACCGCGAGCTCGCCGAGGAGGTGCGGCGCGTGGCGGCCGGGCTCATCCGGCTCGGCATGCGGCCAGAGGAGCGGGTGATGCTGTGCATGGTGGACGGCGTCGAGCTGCTCACCGGCATTCTCGGCGCGATGTACGCCGGTGTGGTGCCGGTCCCGGTCTCCACCATGGTCACCGGCCCGGAGCTGGGGAAGGTGCTCGCCGACTCGCGCGCCAGGGTGCTGTGCGTGTCCACCGAGTTCACCGCGCCGGCCAAGGCGGCGATCGAGCTGGCGCCGGAGGTCACCGACGTGGTGCTGGACCGCGCCGACGGCCTGGAGCTACCTGGCCACGTGCGCACCACCCGCTGGTCCGAACTGGTCGCTGAAGACACAATGGACAGTCCATATCGGACTTGGGAGGACTCGCCGGCGATCTGGCTCTACACCTCCGGCACGACCGGCCTGCCCAAGGGCGCGATGCACCGGCACGCCAGCATCCGGGCGGTCGCCGACTGCTACGGCGAAGGCGTGCTGAAGATGCGGTCGGAGGACCGGTGCCTTTCCGTGGCCAAGCTCTTTTTCGCCTACGGGCTGGGAAACTCGGCGCTCTTCCCGCTGGCCGCCGGTGCCACCACCGTACTGGAACCGGCGAGGCCGGACCCGGCTTCGATTGCCGAGCTGATCCGGCGACGGCGGCCGAGCCTGTTCTTCGGGGTGCCCACCTTCTACGCGGCCCTGCTGGCCAGTGACATCGCGGACGACACCTTCGGCTCGGTGCGGCAGGCGGTTTCGGCCGGCGAGCCGTTGCCGCCGGTGCTGTTCGAGCGGTTCGCCGACCGGTTCGGGGTGGAGATCCTCGACGGCATCGGCTCCACCGAGGCGCTGCACATCTTCCTGTCCAACCGCAGCGGCCAGGTGCGGCCGGGCAGCACCGGCGTCCCGGTTCCCGGTTACGACGTTCAGCTGCGCGACGAAACGGGCATGCTGATCGAGGCCGACGGCCGTCCTGGCGAGCTCTACGTGCGCGGGCCGTCCACCGCCACCGGCTACTGGACCCGTTACGAGACCACGAAAAGGGTCTTCCAGGGCGAGTGGCTGCGCACCGGGGACAGCTACCTGCGCAACGCCGACGGCACCTACAGCTGCCTCGGCCGGTTCAACGACCTGCTCAAGGCGGGCGGGATCTGGGTGTCGCCGGCGGAGGTGGAGGAGCGGCTGCTCCAGCACCCGGACGTCGCCGAGGTCGCGGTGGTGGCCGCGCCGGACGCGGACGGCATCGACAAACCGGTGGCCTGCGTGGTCGGCGTGCCGGGGCGGATCGTGGACACCCTGGAGCTGACCGAGTTCTGCCGGGCCGGGCTGGCCTCCTTCAAGCGGCCGCGCGCGGTGGTGCAGCTCGCCGAGCTGCCCAAGACGGCCAGCGGCAAGATCCGCCGTAACGTGGTGCGCGAACTGGTCCGCGACACCCTGAGGACGGGCGGCGAGTGATAGCCGGCGAGCTGCTGATCGACGCGCATGTGCACGCGCCGAGGCTGCGCACCCTGAAACCGGCTTGGCTGGAATGGGCCGAGCGGTTCTCCGGTCCGGCCGACTGGCAGTCGGCCTACGACGCGGACGGCGACCCGGTGCCGGCGAAGCTGTCCGGGCTGATGGCCGCCGAAGGGGTGGACCGGGCGCTGCTGTTCTGCGAGTACAGCCCGCGCGCCACCGGCATCCAGCCGATCGAGGACAACCTGCCGATGGTGCGGCACGACCCGGAGCGGTTCCGGCTGGTGGCCAACATCAACCCGGCTCTGCACCACCCGGTGGCCGCGGAGCTGGAACGTCAGCTGG includes:
- the boxB gene encoding benzoyl-CoA 2,3-epoxidase subunit BoxB is translated as MPEKIDYDAKIPNNVNLSDDRRLQRALEGWQPKFMNWWGEMGPTLETQGVYLRTAVSVGREGWAHFDHVNVPDYRWGVFLAERDPDRRIAFGEHRGEPVWQQVPGEYRSELQRLIVVQGDTEPASVEQQKLLGLTAPSLYDLRNLFQVNVEEGRHLWAMVYLLHAYFGREGRDEAEGLLLRNSGSPDAPRILGAFNEETADWLAFYMFTYFTDRDGKYQLGTLKESSFDPLSRTCEFMLKEEAHHMFVGTTGVDRVVQRSAELIREHDTGDIAPHGGIPLEIIQKYINFHYTVSLDLFGSETSTNAANYYTAGLKGRWQEQRRKDDHRLTDDSARLDRPREDGTWESEELQAILLLNLDLRGEYIADCRTGVKRWNKILEDNGISFRFALPHPGFNREVGVSAGHHVTPDGTIVDEVSWEANRGKWLPTSEDLAFVRSLMHPVYQRGKIAGWVAPPRQGINGKPFDYEYVHLV
- a CDS encoding benzoate-CoA ligase family protein, whose amino-acid sequence is MGTFNAAEYLVDRQVRDGRAASTAVLAGERALSYRELAEEVRRVAAGLIRLGMRPEERVMLCMVDGVELLTGILGAMYAGVVPVPVSTMVTGPELGKVLADSRARVLCVSTEFTAPAKAAIELAPEVTDVVLDRADGLELPGHVRTTRWSELVAEDTMDSPYRTWEDSPAIWLYTSGTTGLPKGAMHRHASIRAVADCYGEGVLKMRSEDRCLSVAKLFFAYGLGNSALFPLAAGATTVLEPARPDPASIAELIRRRRPSLFFGVPTFYAALLASDIADDTFGSVRQAVSAGEPLPPVLFERFADRFGVEILDGIGSTEALHIFLSNRSGQVRPGSTGVPVPGYDVQLRDETGMLIEADGRPGELYVRGPSTATGYWTRYETTKRVFQGEWLRTGDSYLRNADGTYSCLGRFNDLLKAGGIWVSPAEVEERLLQHPDVAEVAVVAAPDADGIDKPVACVVGVPGRIVDTLELTEFCRAGLASFKRPRAVVQLAELPKTASGKIRRNVVRELVRDTLRTGGE